In Desulfosporosinus youngiae DSM 17734, the genomic stretch TAGATAAGGAGTGATTTCAGTGATTAAGGTTACTTTAAAAGACGGCTCTGTACGCGAGGTTGAACCAGGAACCACTATAGCGGAGCTTGCGGCATCCATCTCACGGGGATTGGCGAAGGCAGCTGTAGCCGGTAAAGTCAATGATAAGATGAAAGACCTGACTCATCCGCTTACAGAAGATGCGGAAGTGGAGATCATAACCATAGATAGTGATGAAGGATTAGATGTTTTAAGGCACTCTACGGCACACTTGATGGCCCAAGCGGTAGGCAATCTATTTCCAGGGACAAAATACGGGATCGGACCATCGATTGCTAAAGGTTATTACTATGACTTTGATTCTGAACATGTTTTTACTCCGGATGATTTAGAGCGTATTGAGAAGGAAATGAACCGTCTTGTCAAGGAAAAGTATGAATTTAAACGGAAGGAAGTCTCTCGAGCTGAGGCTTTAGCCCATTTTAATGAATTGGGTGAAAAATACAAGGTTGAACTTATTGAGGGTCTGCCGGATGATGCGACGATTTCTATGTACACTCAAGGAAATTTCACAGATCTTTGCGCCGGCCCCCATTTACCTTCGACAGCGAACATTAAAGCGTTTAAGCTTATGAACTTAGCAGGCGCGTATTGGCGGGGGAGCGAAAAAAATAAGATGCTCCAGCGCATTTACGGAACAGCCTTTGCTAAAGCTTCGGATTTAGAGGATCATCTTTTTAAATTGGAAGAAGCTAAACGTCGTGATCATCGTAAGCTCGGTTTAGAACTCGATCTTTTTAGCTTACACGACGAGGGTCCCGGGTTCCCATTCTTCCATCCTAAAGGCATGGTTTTACGCAATGCGTTAGAAGATTTCTGGAGGCAGGAACACCGTAAACGCGGATATCAAGAGATTAAGACTCCTATTATTTTGAATCGATCCATGTGGGAACAATCAGGACACTGGGATCACTATAAAGATAATATGTATTTCACAGAAATTGATGATCAGGATTTTGCCGTTAAACCTATGAACTGTCCGGGCGGCATGATTATGTATAAGACAAAAATGCGCAGCTATCGTGATCTGCCGCTTCGAGTGGGGGAACTGGGACTTGTGCACCGGCATGAACTTTCGGGTGCTCTCCACGGGTTACTCCGGGTTCGAAACTTTACTCAGGATGACGCTCACATCTTCATGCTGCCATCACAAATTAAGGAGGAGCTTATCGGGGTTATTGAGCTCGTTGACTATTTCTACAAGATTTTCGGTTTTGATTATCATGTGGAATTATCGACCCGTCCTGAAGATTCTATGGGTTCGGATGAGGATTGGGAAACAGCTACCAGATCCCTGCAAGAGGCCTTAGAAGAGAAAGGTATCGATTATAAGGTTAACCCAGGTGACGGGGCTTTCTACGGCCCTAAGATTGATTTCCATGTGCAGGATTGCCTCGATCGGACTTGGCAGTGCGGCACAATTCAACTTGATTTTCAGATGCCTGAGAAGTTTGACTTATCCTATATTGGAGAAGACGGTCAAAAACATCGTCCGGTTATGATTCACCGGGTTGTATATGGAAGTATTGAGCGGTTTATTGCTCTTTTGACAGAGCATTATGCGGGAGCTTTTCCAGTTTGGCTGGCACCGGTCCAAGTGCGTATCCTTCCGATTAGTGAGCGGCACCATGACTATGCTAAATCCATTGCTTCCCGCCTCAACGAACTTGATATAAGAGTCGAAACAGATGAGCGCAAAGAAAAGATCGGCTATAAAATTCGGGAGGCTCAAACAGAGAAGATTCCGTTTACATTGGTTGTCGGGGATCAGGAAGCAGAGACGGACATGGCTGCCGTTCGAAGGTACGGACAAGGGAACGCCGGAGAAAAGATGTCGATTGATGAGTTTATAGTGCTTATTCAAGAAGAAATTAAGAGTAAGAAAATGCTGAAAGTTAATCTCAAAGAAGATTAAGATGTTTGTAAGCTATGAATAGCTCCCAACCAATGAGATCGGGGAATAAGGAATAAGCTATTATAAAGGTTAGAAATATAAGGAATTGACAAGAGAAAGCTTTTGATGTAAGATATTTAAGTCAAGCAGAAGCCATCCGCTTCTCACCTTACGGCGATTGTCGTTAAGGTATCTTCTGGTCCTGAGCCAAGTGTTTGCTCGCGATTGTTTGGAAGACGGGTGGTATACATCCGTCTTTTTTGTTATTGTTTACTATAAAAATTTTTAGGAGGTGGTTCCTTATTAGCAAGGACTTAAGAATTAATGATGAAATCCGGGTAAGGGATGTCCGTCTCGTCGGCGAAGAAGGGGAACAACTTGGGATCATGACGGCTAGAGATGCTTTGAACCTGGCAATCGAAAAATCGTTAGATCTGGTCGAGATCGCACCGACGGCCAAACCTCCGGTTTGCAAACTAATGGATTATGGCAAGTACAAGTATGAGCAAGCTAAACGAGACAAAGAAGCTCGTAAAAAGCAAAAAAGCATGGAAATCAAAGAAGTCAAATTGCGTCCGAACATTGAGGACCATGACTTTGAAACCAAAGCTCGCAATGCCCAACGGTTCCTTCAGGATGGGGATAAAGTAAAGGTGACAATCATGTTCCGCGGACGTGAAGTCACCCATCCAGAGTTGGGCAGAGCCTTATGTATCCGACTTGCTGAGTTTTGCAAAGCTGAGTGCGCTGTGGAGCGTGAGCCAAAACTCGAGGGTCGAAACATGATTATGATTTTAGCTTCAACTAAACACGACTAATAGCAAAAGGGGGATAACGCAAATGCCAAAAATGAAAACTCACCGTGGCGCAGCTAAGCGCTTTAAGAAAACAGGAACTGGCAAAATTGTTCGCATGCATGCGTTTACAAGCCACATTTTGGAGAAGAAGTCTCCGAAAAGAAAACGAAATCTACGTAAATCAACCGTAATGCATAAAAGCGATGCAAAACGAATTGCAAGCATCGTCGCC encodes the following:
- the rpmI gene encoding 50S ribosomal protein L35, with translation MPKMKTHRGAAKRFKKTGTGKIVRMHAFTSHILEKKSPKRKRNLRKSTVMHKSDAKRIASIVAYL
- the infC gene encoding translation initiation factor IF-3 — translated: MSKDLRINDEIRVRDVRLVGEEGEQLGIMTARDALNLAIEKSLDLVEIAPTAKPPVCKLMDYGKYKYEQAKRDKEARKKQKSMEIKEVKLRPNIEDHDFETKARNAQRFLQDGDKVKVTIMFRGREVTHPELGRALCIRLAEFCKAECAVEREPKLEGRNMIMILASTKHD
- the thrS gene encoding threonine--tRNA ligase, producing the protein MIKVTLKDGSVREVEPGTTIAELAASISRGLAKAAVAGKVNDKMKDLTHPLTEDAEVEIITIDSDEGLDVLRHSTAHLMAQAVGNLFPGTKYGIGPSIAKGYYYDFDSEHVFTPDDLERIEKEMNRLVKEKYEFKRKEVSRAEALAHFNELGEKYKVELIEGLPDDATISMYTQGNFTDLCAGPHLPSTANIKAFKLMNLAGAYWRGSEKNKMLQRIYGTAFAKASDLEDHLFKLEEAKRRDHRKLGLELDLFSLHDEGPGFPFFHPKGMVLRNALEDFWRQEHRKRGYQEIKTPIILNRSMWEQSGHWDHYKDNMYFTEIDDQDFAVKPMNCPGGMIMYKTKMRSYRDLPLRVGELGLVHRHELSGALHGLLRVRNFTQDDAHIFMLPSQIKEELIGVIELVDYFYKIFGFDYHVELSTRPEDSMGSDEDWETATRSLQEALEEKGIDYKVNPGDGAFYGPKIDFHVQDCLDRTWQCGTIQLDFQMPEKFDLSYIGEDGQKHRPVMIHRVVYGSIERFIALLTEHYAGAFPVWLAPVQVRILPISERHHDYAKSIASRLNELDIRVETDERKEKIGYKIREAQTEKIPFTLVVGDQEAETDMAAVRRYGQGNAGEKMSIDEFIVLIQEEIKSKKMLKVNLKED